The proteins below are encoded in one region of Phalacrocorax aristotelis chromosome 13, bGulAri2.1, whole genome shotgun sequence:
- the PIGT gene encoding GPI-anchor transamidase component PIGT isoform X1 yields MLAAAAALLLAAAGTVGAGRDALREELLLTPLPAGDVAATFQFRTRWDADLQRGAVSHYRLFPKALGQLVAALGVRELHLALTQGFWRTQAWGQLPLQAPAGAELWVWFQPTVTDVDKAWKELSNILSGIFCASLNFIDSTNTVTPTASFKPLGLANGTDHNLLRYAVLPREVVCTENLTPWKKLLPCGSKAGLAVLLKAERLFHSSYHSQAVHIRPICRDASCLAVSWELRQTLTVVFDTFSSGQGKKDWSLFKMFSRTLTDACPLASQSKVYVDISPKNKEKELLEVTPPPASVHEAIVQGDRRTYAVYDLLSPSLFNTSRSLNVQLKWKRPQDSSELPTPVLHAQRYVSGYGLQTGEISTLIYNTHPYRAFPVILLETVPWYLRLYVHTLTIITKGKENKPSYIHYQPAQDRRRPHLLEMLIQLPANSVTKITIQFERALLKWTEYPPDPNHGFYVSSSVLSALVPSVIAMKDMDVEQSPLFTSLFPSLDGSSYFVRLYTEPLLVNLPTPDFSMPYNVICLTCTVVAVCYGSFYNLLTRTFHVEEPSRGGLAKRLANVIRKFRGVPPL; encoded by the exons atgctggcggcggcggcggcgctgctgctggcggcggcggggacggttggggcggggcgggacgcgctgcgggaggagctgctgctgaccCCGCTGCCCGCCGGCGACGTGGCCGCCACCTTCCAGTTCCGCACGCGATGGGACGCCGACCTGCAGCGGGGCGCGG TCTCTCACTACAGGCTCTTCCCGAAGGCGCTGGGGCAGCTGGTGGCGGCGCTGGGCGTGCGGGAGCTCCACCTCGCCCTCACTCAGGGCTTCTGGCGCACCCAGGCCTGGGGGCAGCTGCCCCTCCAGGCACCTGCTGGTGCTGAGCTCTGGGTCTGGTTCCAGCCCACCGTCACCGA TGTTGACAAAGCCTGGAAAGAACTGAGTAACATCCTCTCGGGAATATTCTGTGCTTCTCTCAACTTCATCGACTCAACCAACACGGTCACTCCAACGGCGTCCTTCAAACCCCTGGGCTTAGCCAATG ggacaGATCACAATCTCCTGCGCTATGCCGTCCTGCCCCGGGAGGTCGTCTGCACAGAGAACCTCACACCTTGGAAGAAGCTGCTTCCATGTGGCTCAAAG gctgggcttgctgtgctgctgaaggcTGAGCGCTTGTTCCACAGCAGCTATCACTCACAGGCAGTGCACATCCGCCCCATCTGCAGG GATGcctcctgcctggctgtgtCCTGGGAGCTCAGGCAGACCCTTACTGTGGTCTTTGACACCTTTTCCAGTGGCCAAGGAAAGAAAG ACTGGTCACTCTTTAAGATGTTCTCTCGCACACTTACTGACGCATGTCCTCTGGCATCGCAGAGCAAAGTGTACGTTGACATCTCCCCTAAGAACAAG GAAAAGGAGTTACTGGAAGTGACCCCCCCTCCAGCATCTGTACATGAGGCAATTGTCCAGGGAGACAGGAGAACCTATGCTGTCTATGACCTGCTGAGCCCCTCGCTCTTCAATACATCTCGCAGCCTCAATGTGCAGCTGAAGTGGAAGCGGCCCCAAGACAGCT CGGAACTGCCAACACCTGTACTCCATGCGCAGCGCTACGTGAGTGGATATGGGCTGCAGACTGGAGAGATCAGCACTCTCATCTACAACACACACCCATATCGGGCCTTCCCTGTGATCCTGCTGGAGACTGTGCCGTGGTATCTGCGGCTCTATGTGCACACTCTGACTATCATCAcgaaggggaaggaaaacaagccaA GTTATATCCACTACCAGCCAGCCCAGGACCGGAGACGGCCTCACCTCTTGGAAATGCTGATCCAGCTGCCAGCCAACTCTGTCACCAAGATCACAATCCAGTTTGAGAGGGCCTTACTGAAGTGGACAGAGTACCCACCTGACCCTAATCATGGCTTTTACGTCAG TTCATCTGTGCTTAGTGCCCTGGTGCCCAGTGTCATTGCAATGAAGGACATGGATGTGGAGCAGAGCCCTCTCTTCACCTCTCT GTTTCCTTCCCTTGATGGCTCCAGCTATTTTGTGCGCCTGTACACAGAGCCGCTGCTGGTGAACTTGCCGACGCCAGACTTCAGCATGCCCTATAACGTCATCTGCCTGACCTGCACTGTGGTGGCAGTGTGCTACGGCTCCTTCTACAACCTGCTGACCAGAACGTTTCATGTGGAAGAGCCGAGCCGGGGTGGGCTGGCCAAGCGGCTGGCCAACGTCATCCGCAAATTCAGGGGGGTGCCCCCGCTCTGA
- the PIGT gene encoding GPI-anchor transamidase component PIGT isoform X2, with protein sequence MLAAAAALLLAAAGTVGAGRDALREELLLTPLPAGDVAATFQFRTRWDADLQRGAVSHYRLFPKALGQLVAALGVRELHLALTQGFWRTQAWGQLPLQAPAGAELWVWFQPTVTDVDKAWKELSNILSGIFCASLNFIDSTNTVTPTASFKPLGLANGTDHNLLRYAVLPREVVCTENLTPWKKLLPCGSKAGLAVLLKAERLFHSSYHSQAVHIRPICRDASCLAVSWELRQTLTVVFDTFSSGQGKKDWSLFKMFSRTLTDACPLASQSKVYVDISPKNKEKELLEVTPPPASVHEAIVQGDRRTYAVYDLLSPSLFNTSRSLNVQLKWKRPQDSSLREWIWAADWRDQHSHLQHTPISGLPCDPAGDCAVVSAALCAHSDYHHEGEGKQAKTAEAGAPTPWEMSRQCEIAQGSPGATDASLWLGYIHYQPAQDRRRPHLLEMLIQLPANSVTKITIQFERALLKWTEYPPDPNHGFYVSSSVLSALVPSVIAMKDMDVEQSPLFTSLFPSLDGSSYFVRLYTEPLLVNLPTPDFSMPYNVICLTCTVVAVCYGSFYNLLTRTFHVEEPSRGGLAKRLANVIRKFRGVPPL encoded by the exons atgctggcggcggcggcggcgctgctgctggcggcggcggggacggttggggcggggcgggacgcgctgcgggaggagctgctgctgaccCCGCTGCCCGCCGGCGACGTGGCCGCCACCTTCCAGTTCCGCACGCGATGGGACGCCGACCTGCAGCGGGGCGCGG TCTCTCACTACAGGCTCTTCCCGAAGGCGCTGGGGCAGCTGGTGGCGGCGCTGGGCGTGCGGGAGCTCCACCTCGCCCTCACTCAGGGCTTCTGGCGCACCCAGGCCTGGGGGCAGCTGCCCCTCCAGGCACCTGCTGGTGCTGAGCTCTGGGTCTGGTTCCAGCCCACCGTCACCGA TGTTGACAAAGCCTGGAAAGAACTGAGTAACATCCTCTCGGGAATATTCTGTGCTTCTCTCAACTTCATCGACTCAACCAACACGGTCACTCCAACGGCGTCCTTCAAACCCCTGGGCTTAGCCAATG ggacaGATCACAATCTCCTGCGCTATGCCGTCCTGCCCCGGGAGGTCGTCTGCACAGAGAACCTCACACCTTGGAAGAAGCTGCTTCCATGTGGCTCAAAG gctgggcttgctgtgctgctgaaggcTGAGCGCTTGTTCCACAGCAGCTATCACTCACAGGCAGTGCACATCCGCCCCATCTGCAGG GATGcctcctgcctggctgtgtCCTGGGAGCTCAGGCAGACCCTTACTGTGGTCTTTGACACCTTTTCCAGTGGCCAAGGAAAGAAAG ACTGGTCACTCTTTAAGATGTTCTCTCGCACACTTACTGACGCATGTCCTCTGGCATCGCAGAGCAAAGTGTACGTTGACATCTCCCCTAAGAACAAG GAAAAGGAGTTACTGGAAGTGACCCCCCCTCCAGCATCTGTACATGAGGCAATTGTCCAGGGAGACAGGAGAACCTATGCTGTCTATGACCTGCTGAGCCCCTCGCTCTTCAATACATCTCGCAGCCTCAATGTGCAGCTGAAGTGGAAGCGGCCCCAAGACAGCT CGCTACGTGAGTGGATATGGGCTGCAGACTGGAGAGATCAGCACTCTCATCTACAACACACACCCATATCGGGCCTTCCCTGTGATCCTGCTGGAGACTGTGCCGTGGTATCTGCGGCTCTATGTGCACACTCTGACTATCATCAcgaaggggaaggaaaacaagccaA GACAGCGGAGGCAGGAGCACCCACCCCATGGGAGATGTCCAGGCAATGTGAGATTGCACAAGGTTCCCCTGGTGCCACTGATGCATCTCTCTGGCTAGGTTATATCCACTACCAGCCAGCCCAGGACCGGAGACGGCCTCACCTCTTGGAAATGCTGATCCAGCTGCCAGCCAACTCTGTCACCAAGATCACAATCCAGTTTGAGAGGGCCTTACTGAAGTGGACAGAGTACCCACCTGACCCTAATCATGGCTTTTACGTCAG TTCATCTGTGCTTAGTGCCCTGGTGCCCAGTGTCATTGCAATGAAGGACATGGATGTGGAGCAGAGCCCTCTCTTCACCTCTCT GTTTCCTTCCCTTGATGGCTCCAGCTATTTTGTGCGCCTGTACACAGAGCCGCTGCTGGTGAACTTGCCGACGCCAGACTTCAGCATGCCCTATAACGTCATCTGCCTGACCTGCACTGTGGTGGCAGTGTGCTACGGCTCCTTCTACAACCTGCTGACCAGAACGTTTCATGTGGAAGAGCCGAGCCGGGGTGGGCTGGCCAAGCGGCTGGCCAACGTCATCCGCAAATTCAGGGGGGTGCCCCCGCTCTGA